A window of Anaerotignum faecicola contains these coding sequences:
- a CDS encoding UDP-N-acetylmuramoyl-L-alanyl-D-glutamate--2,6-diaminopimelate ligase, producing the protein LREYHPKRLVCVFGCGGNRSKDRRYSMGDSAGRLADFTILTADNSRFEKTGDIIADIRSSIEKTGGEFIEIPDRREAIAYSMIHARPGDMIAVIGKGHEDYQEVNGVRHHFSDREVVLEIAAELEKNE; encoded by the coding sequence CACTGCGTGAGTATCACCCGAAAAGACTTGTCTGCGTGTTCGGATGCGGGGGAAACCGCTCGAAGGACAGACGGTATTCCATGGGCGACAGCGCCGGGAGACTGGCTGATTTTACCATATTGACGGCCGACAATTCCAGATTCGAGAAGACAGGGGATATCATTGCGGATATCCGTTCCTCGATCGAAAAGACAGGCGGTGAGTTCATTGAGATTCCGGACCGGCGGGAAGCGATCGCCTACAGTATGATCCACGCCAGACCCGGAGACATGATAGCGGTCATCGGCAAGGGACACGAGGATTATCAGGAAGTGAACGGCGTCCGCCACCATTTTTCCGACCGGGAAGTGGTGCTGGAGATTGCTGCCGAACTGGAAAAAAATGAATAG